A single window of Bradyrhizobium daqingense DNA harbors:
- a CDS encoding energy transducer TonB has translation MKRLAAEDAADLKRWTFSSLAVLTMYSALAASLATWQRQDDLDPAEPAGAVVVDLAPLPAAPSTTPTEIPPGPEQVMSEARPEAKPEVAQLDDAPELPQAANPEAVVDARTKAQPDAAPEQQAAAATSAPPAVSERIAPVAAAPTQGQPNQKDSQAIATWRSQILALVERNKRYPEAARSRREQGIAQVRFTLDRNGIVGDARVIQSSGSDALDGEAVALLKRAQPFPAPPDTFAGDLVVVRLPIRFTVK, from the coding sequence ATGAAGCGTCTCGCCGCCGAAGACGCAGCGGACCTGAAGCGCTGGACTTTCAGCAGCCTCGCCGTTCTGACCATGTACAGTGCACTCGCCGCTTCGCTCGCGACGTGGCAACGGCAGGACGATCTCGATCCCGCCGAGCCGGCGGGCGCCGTGGTGGTGGACCTCGCGCCGCTGCCTGCGGCCCCATCGACCACGCCGACCGAGATTCCGCCCGGGCCGGAGCAGGTGATGTCCGAGGCGCGCCCCGAGGCGAAGCCGGAGGTCGCACAGCTCGACGATGCGCCCGAGCTTCCGCAGGCGGCCAACCCGGAGGCCGTCGTCGATGCGCGCACCAAGGCGCAGCCGGACGCCGCCCCGGAGCAACAGGCCGCCGCGGCGACGTCGGCACCGCCGGCCGTGTCGGAACGCATCGCGCCGGTGGCTGCGGCGCCAACCCAGGGTCAGCCGAACCAAAAGGACTCGCAGGCGATCGCGACCTGGCGTTCGCAGATCCTGGCACTGGTCGAACGCAACAAGCGCTATCCCGAAGCCGCTCGGTCGCGCCGGGAACAGGGCATCGCCCAGGTCCGCTTCACGCTGGATCGTAACGGGATCGTAGGCGACGCGCGCGTGATCCAGAGCTCGGGCTCGGATGCGCTGGATGGCGAAGCCGTTGCTTTGCTGAAGCGCGCGCAACCGTTTCCGGCTCCCCCCGACACCTTTGCCGGCGACCTGGTGGTGGTCAGGCTGCCGATCCGGTTCACCGTCAAGTGA
- the exbD gene encoding TonB system transport protein ExbD: MAINLNQAGGDLAEVNDINVTPFIDVILVLLIIFMVAAPLATVDIAVDLPASNAQPHPRPDKPVYLTVKPDLSLSVGEETVSRAALAGALDAATNGQKDARIFLRGDKMVPYGEIMRVMNGLRAAGYLKVALVGLEQTTEP, from the coding sequence ATGGCGATCAATCTCAATCAGGCCGGCGGCGACCTCGCCGAGGTTAATGACATCAACGTCACGCCGTTCATCGACGTCATCCTCGTGCTCCTGATCATCTTCATGGTTGCTGCGCCGCTCGCGACGGTCGACATTGCCGTCGACCTGCCGGCTTCGAATGCCCAGCCGCATCCGCGTCCGGACAAGCCGGTCTATCTCACCGTGAAGCCGGATCTCTCCTTGTCCGTCGGCGAGGAGACGGTCAGCCGTGCCGCGCTCGCCGGCGCACTCGATGCCGCCACCAACGGCCAGAAGGATGCGCGGATTTTTCTTCGCGGCGACAAGATGGTTCCCTACGGTGAGATCATGCGGGTCATGAATGGACTGCGCGCGGCCGGTTACCTGAAGGTCGCGCTGGTCGGGCTGGAGCAGACGACTGAACCATGA
- the exbB gene encoding tonB-system energizer ExbB yields MQIRTLPRRRFGSTGQASNVAFRLPAIVVLGLAGAMGPALAQQGSESTVAAAATLPRDLSPWGMFMQADIVVKTVMVGLAFATLVTCTVCLSKAIEMFGARRNVRRALRELEGARSLDEAVQTVREGPVARLLEATVAELDLSTDRMDKDGIKARIASRLQQIEAAASRRIAFGTGVLATIGATGPFVGLFGTVWGIMNSFIGISKSQTTNLAVVAPGIAEALLATALGLVAAIPAVVVYNLFARQIGAYRALLVDSSSEIARLAGRDLDGGGISAKRLRLAAAE; encoded by the coding sequence ATGCAAATTCGTACGCTTCCGCGCCGGCGCTTCGGTTCGACCGGTCAGGCGTCAAATGTCGCCTTCCGCCTCCCGGCCATCGTCGTGCTCGGCTTGGCCGGCGCGATGGGGCCCGCGCTCGCGCAGCAGGGTTCCGAAAGCACGGTGGCAGCCGCTGCGACGCTCCCTCGCGATCTCAGCCCCTGGGGCATGTTCATGCAGGCCGACATCGTGGTGAAGACCGTCATGGTGGGGCTTGCTTTCGCCACGTTGGTGACGTGCACGGTCTGCCTGTCCAAGGCGATTGAGATGTTCGGCGCGCGCCGCAATGTGAGGCGCGCTCTGCGCGAGCTCGAGGGGGCGCGGAGCCTCGACGAGGCCGTGCAGACGGTCCGCGAGGGGCCCGTCGCACGATTGCTGGAGGCGACGGTCGCCGAACTCGATCTCAGCACCGACCGGATGGACAAGGACGGCATCAAGGCGCGGATTGCGTCCCGCCTGCAGCAGATCGAGGCGGCCGCGAGCCGGCGTATCGCGTTCGGCACCGGTGTGCTCGCGACCATCGGAGCAACCGGCCCCTTCGTCGGCCTGTTCGGCACGGTCTGGGGCATCATGAACAGCTTCATCGGTATCTCGAAATCGCAGACCACCAACCTCGCGGTGGTTGCGCCCGGCATCGCGGAAGCGCTGCTGGCGACTGCGCTCGGGCTCGTCGCCGCCATCCCGGCGGTGGTGGTCTACAACCTGTTTGCCCGCCAGATCGGTGCGTATCGCGCGCTGCTGGTCGACAGTTCGTCGGAGATCGCGCGCCTGGCGGGCCGGGATCTCGATGGCGGCGGCATCAGCGCCAAGCGATTGCGGCTCGCGGCGGCGGAGTAG
- a CDS encoding lipocalin-like domain-containing protein produces the protein MSAPANATPPNKVLGTWRMVSAQIDPEGKNLPAYGARPNGMLTFTPDMHFIEVLTDADVPRFASNARGEGTDAENRAAMAGSIGFFGTYTVDENGEFSGNKVEGCTFPNWIGSVRTRQDLRLVVDGDVMTENFQRPDGTKIRITFERVR, from the coding sequence ATGAGTGCTCCAGCCAACGCTACGCCGCCGAACAAGGTGCTCGGCACCTGGAGAATGGTTTCTGCCCAGATCGATCCCGAGGGCAAGAACCTGCCGGCCTATGGCGCGCGGCCGAATGGGATGCTGACCTTCACGCCGGACATGCACTTCATCGAGGTGCTGACCGATGCGGACGTGCCGCGCTTTGCCTCCAACGCGCGGGGCGAGGGCACGGACGCGGAAAACCGCGCCGCCATGGCCGGCAGCATCGGCTTTTTCGGCACCTACACGGTGGATGAGAACGGCGAGTTCAGCGGCAACAAGGTCGAAGGCTGCACCTTCCCGAACTGGATCGGCAGCGTCCGGACGCGGCAGGACCTGCGCCTGGTGGTCGACGGCGACGTCATGACCGAGAATTTTCAACGCCCCGACGGCACGAAGATCCGCATCACGTTTGAGCGGGTCCGCTAG
- a CDS encoding DUF3108 domain-containing protein, which translates to MRVTRLGAGTMRVALCGLSASWVLLAVPSPAAADADIRATYAVTLVGLPLANATLDLAVRGNLYTARVTYQSSGATRLLSDAAGVAASSGAYKDGRLVPAGFDLDYRNGKRRQKVTLGMAEGVVKTMTIDPPLELTSDQPAIEAKHLNAVADPLSALLIPAGRGEDKAKGDACDRTLSILDGLRRYDIRLEPQASGSTDRKGFLGPTTTCRVVMKPLAGMIGGGANARAEGADPAQIEVTYGRAAALDLHVPISLRAKTRFGAVNVALREFADSPAKPGGAR; encoded by the coding sequence ATGCGCGTGACGCGGCTCGGCGCGGGCACGATGCGCGTTGCGCTGTGCGGGCTCAGCGCCAGCTGGGTTTTGCTCGCCGTTCCAAGTCCGGCGGCGGCGGATGCGGATATTCGCGCCACCTACGCCGTCACGCTCGTCGGCCTGCCGCTTGCGAACGCGACGCTGGATCTGGCGGTCCGCGGCAATCTCTACACGGCCCGCGTTACCTATCAGAGCAGCGGAGCAACCAGGCTGCTCAGCGATGCCGCCGGCGTGGCGGCATCCAGCGGCGCCTACAAGGACGGCCGCCTGGTCCCCGCAGGCTTCGATCTCGATTATCGGAACGGTAAGCGCAGGCAGAAGGTCACACTCGGCATGGCCGAGGGCGTCGTCAAGACGATGACGATCGATCCTCCGCTCGAGCTGACCTCGGATCAGCCAGCGATCGAAGCAAAACACCTCAATGCAGTCGCCGATCCCCTGAGCGCACTGCTCATTCCGGCCGGCAGGGGTGAGGACAAGGCAAAGGGCGATGCCTGCGATCGGACCTTGTCGATCCTCGACGGCCTGCGCCGCTATGACATCCGCCTCGAGCCGCAGGCCTCCGGTTCGACCGACCGCAAAGGTTTTCTCGGCCCAACGACGACCTGCCGCGTCGTCATGAAACCGTTGGCCGGGATGATCGGCGGCGGCGCGAATGCGCGGGCGGAAGGCGCGGATCCGGCTCAGATCGAGGTCACCTACGGCCGCGCCGCTGCGCTCGACCTGCACGTCCCTATCTCGCTTCGCGCTAAAACGCGTTTTGGCGCCGTCAACGTTGCCTTGAGGGAATTTGCCGACAGCCCTGCGAAACCCGGCGGCGCGCGGTGA